A genomic segment from Nitrospirota bacterium encodes:
- a CDS encoding histone-lysine N-methyltransferase, giving the protein MSGLVKEKNLLARSAYHYEIVDAKEPNLFREFFPYNEVPKIPFNHRIVPQYTPEEFWISDTTFRDGQQSRPPYSVKQIVDIYDMFHRLSGPNGVLRQCEFFLYNKKDREAVEKCQERGYKYPEITGWIRAVKEDFQIVKDAGLKETGILTSCSDYHIFLKLGMTRKDAANKYIDIVSKSLESGIVPRCHLEDITRADFYGFVIPFVQKLMELSEQSGIPVKIRACDTMGYGVPYIGASTPRGIPELIYGLVHYGGVPSQQLEWHGHNDFHKALINATTAWLYGCCSANGVMLGFGERTGNTPVEALIMEYIALRGDTNGVDTTMITDLAEYFRKELGVQVPANYPFVGVDFNNTSAGIHADGALKNEEIYNIFDTVKLLKRPMGITITDKSGIAGIAYWVNGHLGMDDRQAVDKKHPGVEKIYKWVMEQYEAGRLTTISSEEMFAQAKKYLPEYFGSDLDRLKKRAEEIVASLVEELVDDEAFRVLNTEGMETKMQRLVDENPFIQFAYVVDLQGKILTRNITQVIDRAKYEKFDMGQDFSNRPWFIEPVKSGKTFVTDFYKSLVTDLLCVTISSPVRNERGEIKGVFGVDLKFEDVVKIDRRMVAGTVSAGEKGGVEGEI; this is encoded by the coding sequence ATGTCAGGTCTTGTTAAAGAAAAAAATCTGCTTGCGAGGTCAGCCTACCATTATGAAATAGTTGATGCCAAAGAACCCAATTTATTCAGGGAATTCTTCCCCTACAATGAGGTGCCAAAGATACCATTCAATCACCGCATTGTCCCTCAATATACACCGGAAGAATTCTGGATAAGTGATACGACTTTTCGCGACGGACAGCAGTCGCGGCCTCCATACAGCGTAAAGCAGATAGTTGATATATATGACATGTTCCACAGGCTCAGCGGACCGAATGGCGTGTTAAGGCAGTGTGAATTCTTTCTGTATAATAAGAAAGACAGGGAGGCTGTTGAGAAGTGCCAGGAGAGGGGATATAAATATCCTGAGATAACAGGATGGATAAGGGCGGTTAAAGAGGATTTTCAGATAGTAAAAGATGCCGGACTTAAAGAAACCGGTATCCTTACCTCATGTTCTGATTATCATATCTTCCTCAAACTTGGCATGACCAGAAAAGATGCCGCAAATAAGTATATTGATATTGTGAGCAAGTCTCTGGAATCAGGCATTGTACCAAGATGTCATCTCGAAGACATTACACGCGCGGATTTTTATGGTTTTGTAATCCCGTTCGTTCAGAAACTGATGGAGTTGTCTGAGCAGAGCGGCATACCGGTAAAGATAAGGGCTTGTGATACCATGGGCTATGGAGTTCCTTATATCGGTGCATCAACTCCCCGCGGAATACCTGAGCTGATCTATGGTCTTGTCCACTATGGCGGTGTCCCGTCTCAACAGCTTGAATGGCATGGACACAATGATTTTCACAAGGCACTGATAAATGCAACCACTGCATGGTTGTATGGCTGTTGTTCAGCTAATGGTGTGATGCTTGGTTTCGGGGAGAGGACTGGCAATACGCCTGTTGAGGCCCTGATCATGGAGTACATTGCATTACGGGGCGATACCAATGGGGTGGACACGACCATGATTACTGACCTGGCGGAATATTTCAGAAAAGAGCTTGGGGTACAGGTACCTGCAAATTATCCTTTTGTGGGTGTAGACTTTAATAACACGAGCGCCGGTATCCATGCTGACGGGGCGCTGAAGAACGAGGAAATATATAATATATTTGACACCGTTAAACTGCTTAAGAGGCCGATGGGGATTACGATTACTGATAAGTCCGGAATTGCCGGAATCGCATACTGGGTAAACGGCCATCTGGGCATGGATGACAGGCAGGCTGTAGACAAGAAGCATCCTGGCGTAGAAAAGATATATAAATGGGTTATGGAGCAGTATGAGGCCGGAAGGCTCACGACGATATCATCAGAAGAGATGTTTGCACAGGCAAAGAAGTATCTCCCGGAGTACTTTGGTTCTGACCTTGACAGGCTGAAGAAGAGGGCAGAGGAGATTGTCGCATCACTTGTGGAGGAACTGGTTGATGATGAGGCCTTCAGGGTTCTGAATACTGAAGGGATGGAGACAAAGATGCAAAGACTGGTGGATGAGAATCCATTTATTCAGTTTGCCTATGTTGTTGACCTTCAGGGAAAGATCCTGACCAGGAACATTACCCAGGTGATTGACAGGGCTAAATATGAGAAGTTTGACATGGGGCAGGACTTCTCAAACAGACCCTGGTTTATTGAACCTGTAAAGAGCGGAAAGACTTTTGTCACCGATTTCTATAAATCTCTTGTAACTGATCTGCTTTGTGTTACAATCTCAAGTCCGGTTCGCAATGAGAGGGGCGAAATAAAGGGAGTTTTTGGTGTGGATCTGAAATTCGAAGATGTAGTGAAGATTGACAGGCGAATGGTGGCAGGTACTGTATCAGCAGGTGAAAAGGGCGGCGTTGAAGGGGAGATAAT
- a CDS encoding formate dehydrogenase accessory protein FdhE, translating to MKDYTKFKSYLDDRVRHYPFIHDMVLFYKGLIDIWSGFAPDDLSLLFKSPSALAGKGEQEVLYLMDTTRLGDLDFNNSIRMSIKIFRLFEAGRQGGNIIECAGSSEEAVLEFIREGLSKDDRFKNAVLKWILKPSFENTLARLNVDNSPAKGRCPVCGAPPAMAIVYTPEDEKAEQRLLSCCFCTYRWQYPMTGCPFCGNSRPERFGLIVGDSARDQCVRAVSCEECRTYLKTVFTGCRSDKKKPDDLDMDIEDVATLNLDIMADQRGYTALCQHS from the coding sequence GTGAAAGACTATACAAAATTCAAGTCATACCTTGATGACAGGGTAAGGCATTATCCCTTTATTCATGATATGGTCCTGTTTTACAAGGGACTTATTGACATATGGAGTGGATTTGCCCCTGATGACCTGTCGCTCCTGTTTAAATCTCCCTCTGCGTTAGCGGGAAAAGGAGAACAGGAGGTCTTATATCTCATGGATACAACCAGGTTAGGGGATCTGGATTTTAATAACAGCATCAGGATGTCCATTAAAATATTCAGGCTTTTTGAAGCCGGCAGGCAGGGTGGCAATATAATCGAATGTGCCGGGTCATCGGAAGAGGCTGTGCTTGAGTTCATAAGAGAAGGGCTCTCAAAGGATGACAGATTCAAAAACGCAGTCCTCAAATGGATCCTCAAGCCGTCTTTTGAAAATACTTTGGCAAGACTGAATGTTGACAACAGCCCTGCTAAGGGGCGGTGCCCTGTCTGCGGGGCTCCACCGGCTATGGCCATTGTGTACACGCCGGAGGATGAGAAAGCGGAGCAGCGGTTGCTCTCCTGCTGTTTTTGCACATACAGGTGGCAGTACCCCATGACCGGCTGTCCATTCTGCGGCAATTCGAGGCCGGAGCGTTTCGGCCTTATTGTCGGGGATTCTGCGCGAGACCAGTGTGTGCGTGCTGTAAGTTGTGAGGAGTGCCGGACCTACCTTAAGACAGTATTTACTGGATGCCGCAGTGACAAGAAGAAACCGGATGACCTCGACATGGATATAGAGGATGTTGCTACGCTGAATCTGGACATTATGGCAGATCAGCGGGGATATACGGCCTTGTGCCAGCATTCATAA
- a CDS encoding LptF/LptG family permease yields the protein MVKILDRYILRELSISFILSLSVLLSAFLMQQVIKFSRISSETGISFLLLVKFSIFIIPLFLVLAIPLSVLISSLLTFSRLSTDLEITAMRSGGISVYRMLLPVFIFSMMAFIIALFSSSVLQPMGHRYIRIQSYNTLNEQKNLGLQEGVFNNLFNLLFYVKKITSGDTLNNVLISDKTSRDSKIITAKRGRMLNDPETSNLFLMLQDGHIYFETNDTSKYQMVTFSTYFMRLESVQSIESVRLIREKWGLGLDELKAKIREKKLLGKERDYRRLLMEYYKKFSLPAGALVLGLLGSPIGIMTRFSSRFAGFILSIVIVFGYYILDSGFEILAVEGYIPPVVAAWATVLISLILAIFIIILVSAEKGLSLSNIFSKGK from the coding sequence ATGGTAAAGATCCTTGACAGATATATCCTCCGGGAGCTTTCAATTTCATTTATCCTGAGCCTCTCTGTATTATTGTCAGCATTCCTGATGCAGCAGGTAATAAAATTCTCCAGGATATCATCCGAGACCGGAATTAGTTTTCTACTCCTCGTGAAATTTTCGATCTTCATTATACCCCTTTTTTTAGTGCTTGCAATACCACTTTCCGTATTGATATCATCCCTACTAACCTTTAGCAGGCTATCTACAGATTTAGAGATAACGGCAATGAGATCAGGCGGGATAAGCGTCTACCGCATGCTTTTGCCAGTATTCATCTTCTCCATGATGGCCTTTATTATAGCATTATTTTCATCGTCTGTTCTCCAGCCGATGGGACACCGTTATATACGCATTCAATCATATAATACACTGAATGAACAGAAGAACCTGGGGCTGCAGGAGGGCGTCTTCAATAACCTCTTTAATCTGCTGTTTTATGTTAAGAAGATCACTTCCGGGGATACGTTAAACAATGTACTGATCTCAGACAAGACCTCAAGAGATTCAAAGATAATTACAGCAAAAAGGGGCAGGATGCTCAACGACCCCGAGACATCAAATCTATTTTTGATGCTTCAGGATGGTCACATCTACTTTGAGACTAACGACACATCAAAATATCAGATGGTGACTTTCTCTACATACTTCATGAGACTTGAGTCAGTTCAATCCATTGAAAGTGTGCGACTGATAAGGGAAAAATGGGGTCTGGGACTGGATGAACTGAAAGCGAAGATAAGGGAGAAGAAATTGCTGGGGAAGGAGCGGGATTACAGGCGTCTCTTAATGGAATACTATAAGAAGTTTTCTCTGCCTGCTGGCGCATTGGTCCTCGGACTTCTTGGATCACCTATAGGGATTATGACCAGGTTTTCAAGCCGGTTTGCCGGTTTTATACTGAGCATAGTTATTGTCTTCGGTTACTACATACTCGACAGTGGATTTGAGATACTGGCTGTTGAGGGTTACATACCTCCTGTAGTTGCAGCCTGGGCAACAGTACTTATATCTCTCATCCTTGCGATATTTATAATCATCCTGGTGTCTGCGGAAAAAGGATTGTCTCTATCTAACATATTTTCAAAGGGAAAATGA
- the lptG gene encoding LPS export ABC transporter permease LptG, giving the protein MKIIQRYIASEFMKLFIMIAVAFTVLYILIDVFENLGDFTRVHADLITISIFFLCRLPQAIYFTVPLSLLFASFLNLGLFTKYNELTALRSGGLSIQNITLPVLAITLSVSAGTFLLNNYIIPVSNKKAEEIRMIIEAKPREMFFKEDSLWLKADDYTIYNVRFIDPDKKIMGRINIYHLTPEFNIMESIAAERAVSERGYWFLKSGVRRKFDPDNRNVNLVEFDTLPIDFPFKLDEFRHVIVQASETDYFTLKKYIDTIKREGYEVKRLTVDLYSKTAFPFSGFVLSVFGIIFGFNIKKHAGIAGGTGFCILTGVIYWTIYSLAINMGYAGRINPALASWMTNLLFITIGGAIYFRAMKQ; this is encoded by the coding sequence ATGAAGATAATTCAGAGATATATTGCATCAGAATTCATGAAATTATTCATTATGATTGCAGTGGCATTCACAGTGCTCTACATTCTCATAGACGTATTTGAGAACCTTGGAGATTTTACCAGGGTTCATGCAGACCTTATTACGATTTCGATCTTCTTTCTATGCCGTCTTCCGCAGGCAATATATTTCACGGTGCCACTTTCACTCCTCTTTGCATCTTTTCTGAACCTTGGACTCTTTACTAAATATAACGAACTTACAGCGCTTCGTTCAGGCGGATTGAGTATCCAGAATATTACTCTGCCTGTATTGGCCATAACACTTTCAGTATCTGCCGGCACTTTCCTCCTGAATAACTATATCATACCGGTCAGCAATAAAAAGGCAGAGGAGATCCGCATGATTATTGAGGCAAAACCACGTGAGATGTTTTTTAAAGAAGACAGTCTCTGGCTCAAGGCTGATGACTATACGATCTATAATGTTCGCTTTATTGACCCTGATAAAAAGATTATGGGGCGTATAAACATATACCACCTGACACCTGAATTTAATATCATGGAAAGCATAGCCGCAGAAAGGGCTGTCTCCGAGCGTGGTTACTGGTTTCTCAAGTCAGGGGTAAGGAGAAAGTTTGATCCTGATAACAGGAATGTCAATCTTGTTGAATTTGACACCCTTCCCATAGATTTCCCCTTCAAACTGGATGAGTTCAGGCATGTGATCGTCCAGGCATCTGAAACAGATTATTTCACCCTTAAGAAATATATTGATACGATAAAAAGAGAGGGTTATGAGGTTAAAAGACTTACAGTTGATCTCTATAGCAAGACCGCCTTCCCATTTTCAGGTTTTGTTTTATCCGTTTTTGGGATCATTTTTGGCTTTAACATCAAAAAACATGCCGGGATTGCCGGTGGAACAGGATTTTGTATTCTGACTGGCGTTATTTATTGGACTATATACTCATTGGCCATAAATATGGGATATGCAGGGCGAATAAACCCGGCGCTGGCGTCATGGATGACAAACCTGCTGTTCATCACAATTGGCGGCGCCATATATTTCAGGGCTATGAAACAATAG
- a CDS encoding EAL domain-containing protein: MKIFNRYRTKLLVIIGISLAALILTILIASRLILLNSFLQIENGNVKKNLEQVLNALNGEVNHIDTVNADYSAWDDSYKFIQDGNRAYINDNLPDSVLSTLGLNLIVYVSSKGDVVYKRWAGSLEKVSGNVPDSLIVHLSPENQLVRHSDTNSKVTGLLRLPEGILMISSRPIIQNDHTGPVQGALIMGRLLDSEEVKLLSRLTKLSINFQRTDSRELPDDFKTALTGITNSSPFLVTSVNTDIIAGYSAINDIYGKRVLLLKVDEPRNIYQQGVRTITYFILWFAIAALAFTAISYILFERLVMSRRKGHDSEAKYRAVIEHATEGIIIVNNADKVILEGNDAFKKLLDYSDDEILEMSLFDVVAEDTGTADLEIGRIVGEKRDLKLRRKDGSLIYAELSASVLSYNDREALCVIVHDITERKLFEEQLMDQATHDSLTGLANRNLLNDRLSHAISYQKRKKMLLAVMLLDIDRFKVINDTLGHSIGDKMLQQVAERLSYSVRNYDTVARLSGDEFVIVVNDVSDATDIVTVAKNILNLFTSSLKIHDNELFIGASIGISIFPYDGDSVEHLLMKADTAMYHCKADGGNNYQFFSKDMNVKAKDRLNMETDLRKAVEQQEFILHYQPKVDLSTGEVCGMEALIRWQRGGKMISPVEFIPLAEETGLILKIGEWVLRTACSDIRKLIDMGYTNLIVSSNLSARQFAKDNLLEIIEAVLEESGLDPSFVELELTESILMKDEEKLLKKLCAVKDRGIRLSIDDFGTGYSSLSYLKRFPIDVLKIDRSFVMDITADDDGAAIVETILGMAQTMRLRSVAEGVERAEELSFLTEHGCNEIQGFYFSRPVPFDEFANMLSSGKRLQNGSIVS; this comes from the coding sequence ATGAAAATATTCAACAGATATCGTACTAAACTGCTTGTTATAATTGGGATTTCTCTTGCTGCATTGATCCTGACTATCCTGATTGCCTCGAGATTGATACTGCTTAATAGTTTCCTTCAGATCGAAAATGGGAATGTAAAAAAGAATCTGGAACAGGTTTTGAACGCCCTCAATGGCGAGGTGAATCACATAGATACGGTTAACGCCGACTATTCTGCGTGGGATGACAGTTATAAGTTTATACAGGATGGTAACAGGGCATATATTAACGATAACCTTCCTGATTCTGTATTGTCTACATTAGGTCTTAATCTTATTGTTTATGTAAGCAGTAAAGGGGACGTTGTTTACAAGAGATGGGCTGGTTCCCTGGAAAAGGTCTCAGGAAATGTCCCGGATAGCTTAATAGTGCATTTGTCACCTGAAAATCAGTTGGTAAGACATTCAGATACAAACAGTAAAGTAACCGGATTATTACGGCTGCCAGAGGGTATTTTAATGATATCTTCAAGGCCCATTATTCAAAATGATCATACAGGACCTGTGCAGGGAGCTCTTATTATGGGGCGTCTTCTTGACTCAGAAGAAGTTAAACTGCTTTCCAGACTGACAAAGCTCTCCATTAATTTTCAAAGGACTGATAGCAGGGAACTCCCGGATGATTTTAAAACTGCCCTGACAGGGATTACTAATTCTTCACCTTTCCTGGTAACCTCAGTCAACACTGACATTATTGCCGGTTACTCTGCAATTAATGATATTTACGGGAAAAGGGTGCTCCTTTTAAAGGTTGATGAACCAAGAAATATATACCAGCAAGGTGTCAGAACAATAACATATTTTATTCTCTGGTTTGCCATTGCAGCGCTCGCTTTTACTGCCATCAGCTATATATTGTTTGAAAGGCTGGTCATGTCCCGGCGTAAGGGACATGATTCTGAGGCTAAATATAGGGCTGTTATAGAGCATGCAACTGAAGGCATTATAATAGTAAATAATGCAGACAAGGTTATCCTTGAGGGTAATGATGCATTTAAAAAACTGCTTGACTACAGTGATGATGAAATCCTTGAAATGTCGCTGTTTGATGTTGTTGCAGAGGATACCGGGACCGCAGACCTTGAGATAGGGCGCATTGTCGGTGAGAAAAGGGATCTTAAGTTAAGACGTAAGGATGGTTCTCTAATCTATGCTGAATTATCCGCAAGCGTCCTTTCATACAATGACAGGGAGGCTTTGTGTGTCATAGTCCATGACATAACAGAGCGGAAGCTTTTTGAGGAGCAGTTGATGGACCAGGCTACACATGATTCTCTGACAGGTCTGGCCAACAGGAATCTCCTCAATGACAGGTTGAGTCATGCCATATCATACCAGAAGAGAAAAAAGATGCTGCTTGCGGTTATGCTGCTTGATATTGACAGGTTTAAGGTCATAAATGACACGCTTGGACATAGCATTGGGGATAAAATGCTTCAGCAGGTTGCTGAAAGACTTTCATATAGTGTGCGAAATTATGATACTGTTGCGCGGTTAAGCGGCGATGAGTTTGTTATCGTGGTAAATGATGTCTCTGACGCAACTGATATTGTAACAGTGGCAAAGAATATCCTGAATCTTTTCACTTCTTCTTTGAAAATACATGATAATGAGCTGTTTATTGGCGCCAGCATAGGCATTTCAATATTTCCCTATGATGGTGACAGTGTTGAGCATTTATTGATGAAGGCTGATACTGCAATGTATCATTGCAAGGCAGATGGAGGAAACAACTATCAGTTTTTTTCGAAAGATATGAACGTTAAGGCCAAAGACCGGCTGAATATGGAAACAGACCTGCGAAAGGCCGTGGAACAGCAGGAATTTATTCTCCATTATCAGCCCAAGGTTGATTTGTCTACTGGTGAGGTCTGCGGGATGGAAGCCCTGATAAGATGGCAAAGAGGCGGCAAAATGATATCGCCGGTAGAATTTATTCCCCTTGCAGAGGAGACAGGCCTAATCCTTAAAATTGGTGAATGGGTCCTCCGGACAGCATGCAGCGACATCAGAAAATTAATAGATATGGGGTATACCAATCTGATAGTTTCGTCAAATCTCTCTGCCAGACAGTTTGCAAAGGACAACCTTCTTGAAATAATTGAGGCCGTATTGGAAGAAAGCGGTCTTGACCCTTCATTTGTAGAGTTGGAACTTACAGAGAGTATACTTATGAAAGACGAGGAAAAACTTCTCAAAAAACTTTGTGCAGTAAAGGATCGTGGCATCAGGTTGTCAATTGATGATTTTGGCACAGGCTATTCCTCGCTGAGTTATCTGAAAAGGTTCCCAATCGATGTCTTAAAGATAGACCGCTCTTTTGTAATGGATATAACAGCTGATGATGACGGCGCTGCCATAGTAGAGACAATCCTCGGTATGGCACAGACAATGAGACTCAGGTCAGTAGCAGAGGGTGTAGAGCGGGCAGAGGAACTGAGTTTTCTTACTGAACATGGATGCAACGAGATCCAGGGATTTTATTTCAGCAGGCCGGTGCCGTTTGATGAGTTTGCAAATATGCTAAGCTCAGGGAAGAGGCTTCAAAACGGATCTATTGTTTCATAG